Proteins from a single region of Edaphobacter bradus:
- the rsmD gene encoding 16S rRNA (guanine(966)-N(2))-methyltransferase RsmD, which yields MRVIAGTYRSRPLAAPRGMDTRPTSDRLRETLFNILAPRIEGSRFLDLYAGTGAVGIEALSRGTAQVWFVEDAAPAVKVIRANLASLKIGGGYTLEVRSAAAALERMSKQGLVADIVFLDPPYEAEAEYARTLEFLGNARGRLLLAEGALVIAEHRSKTSLAEQYGALERTRVVKQGDAALSFFAIPLLSAEDEVKS from the coding sequence ATGCGCGTCATCGCAGGAACCTATCGCTCACGTCCACTGGCAGCGCCGCGCGGGATGGACACTCGGCCAACCAGCGACCGGCTGCGCGAGACGCTGTTCAACATCCTCGCGCCCCGCATCGAGGGCAGCAGGTTTCTTGACCTCTACGCCGGAACGGGCGCGGTGGGGATCGAAGCTTTGAGCCGTGGAACCGCGCAGGTGTGGTTTGTCGAGGACGCGGCTCCGGCAGTTAAGGTGATTCGTGCGAACCTTGCTTCGCTGAAGATCGGCGGCGGCTACACGCTTGAGGTTCGCAGTGCCGCCGCAGCGCTGGAGCGGATGAGCAAGCAGGGATTGGTGGCAGACATCGTCTTTCTCGACCCACCCTACGAGGCCGAGGCAGAGTATGCGCGGACGCTTGAGTTCTTAGGGAATGCACGAGGAAGGTTGCTGCTCGCGGAAGGCGCGCTAGTGATCGCAGAGCACAGAAGCAAGACGTCGCTTGCGGAGCAATACGGCGCGCTGGAGAGGACGCGCGTAGTGAAGCAGGGGGACGCGGCGCTCAGCTTCTTTGCGATACCTCTGCTAAGTGCGGAAGATGAGGTCAAGTCCTAG
- a CDS encoding CBS domain-containing protein: protein MRGWSFPIGSFLGVDLRIHTFFLLLLGLAVSYSSVSGTSGGRGFWLWVLLLIAVAVREIARAVAAAWYGLELRSLLLLPTGGLQAYATPEASELAATPEMQKRLAIVGPIANIGFGLVLAAIIMVLAPKINLFERPWITPSHLLRGFVWINLLLGAVNFLPVSPLDGGRVFRGEFAKSRGAIKGMRAAAGLGQAISFGLVIAGLVIPNMWLVMIGLFLMIGSHMEDQGLLFQSDTDAVRMRDVMLTQFSTLSASDTLEDALQHSVHTLQDVFPVVRGPNLVGSVSRQGIVEALEAEGNGYVQGVMSRSFQTAQPDDSLVKTLRRIMAGQGVQMVPIIEGDRIVGIITPQNLAHSIGMLNQRRRLRSQE from the coding sequence ATGCGAGGGTGGTCGTTTCCTATCGGAAGCTTTCTCGGCGTGGATCTCCGCATCCACACCTTCTTCCTTCTTTTGCTCGGTCTCGCCGTCAGCTACTCGTCGGTCTCTGGCACGAGCGGCGGGCGCGGCTTCTGGCTCTGGGTGCTGCTTCTGATCGCCGTCGCCGTCCGCGAGATCGCGCGCGCCGTCGCCGCTGCATGGTATGGACTGGAACTGCGCAGCCTGCTACTGCTCCCCACCGGAGGCCTTCAGGCCTACGCCACGCCCGAAGCAAGCGAGCTGGCCGCCACGCCCGAGATGCAGAAGCGCCTCGCTATCGTCGGCCCCATCGCCAACATCGGCTTCGGCCTTGTGCTGGCGGCGATCATCATGGTTCTCGCGCCGAAGATCAATCTCTTCGAGCGCCCCTGGATCACGCCCTCGCACCTGCTTCGCGGCTTTGTCTGGATCAACCTTCTGCTCGGCGCTGTCAACTTCCTTCCCGTCTCGCCGCTCGATGGAGGCCGCGTCTTTCGCGGCGAGTTCGCCAAATCGCGCGGAGCCATCAAGGGCATGCGCGCCGCCGCCGGGCTGGGCCAGGCCATCTCCTTTGGCCTCGTCATCGCAGGGTTGGTGATCCCGAATATGTGGCTCGTCATGATCGGCCTCTTCCTCATGATCGGCTCCCACATGGAAGACCAGGGCCTGCTGTTCCAGAGCGACACTGACGCCGTGCGCATGCGCGACGTCATGCTCACGCAGTTCAGCACGCTCTCTGCATCGGACACGCTCGAGGACGCGCTGCAGCACTCCGTCCACACCCTGCAGGATGTCTTCCCCGTCGTGCGCGGGCCCAATCTCGTCGGCTCCGTCTCGCGCCAGGGCATCGTCGAGGCGCTCGAGGCCGAGGGCAACGGTTACGTGCAGGGCGTTATGTCGCGCTCCTTCCAGACGGCCCAGCCTGACGACTCCCTGGTCAAGACGCTGCGCCGCATCATGGCGGGGCAGGGCGTCCAGATGGTTCCCATCATCGAAGGTGACCGCATCGTCGGCATCATCACGCCGCAGAATCTCGCCCACTCCATTGGCATGCTCAACCAGCGCCGCCGTCTGCGCTCACAGGAATAA
- the rsmI gene encoding 16S rRNA (cytidine(1402)-2'-O)-methyltransferase, with product MPEDRQAEAQPLAPGLYLVATPIGNLEDITLRALRVLTSADRIACEDTRQTQKLLNHFAIRTPTVSYHMHNEAPRTVELIEQLKHGARIAVVSDAGTPGIADPGSQIAAAAIAAGIPVYPIPGANAALSALIASGLSSERFTFHGFLPAKEGQRRTVLEHLSRTGETHIFYEAPHRIVGTLADIEVTFGPDQPIVLARELTKLHEEFLRGPVSELHAQLSARQSIRGEFVLLLAPAAADAAASPRSQSIAAEVAALMQSENLTEKDALKRVARERGIGKSEAYRELQREQNRLR from the coding sequence ATGCCCGAAGACCGTCAGGCCGAAGCGCAACCCTTGGCTCCCGGCCTCTATCTCGTCGCCACACCCATCGGCAACCTTGAGGACATCACCCTCCGCGCCCTCCGCGTGCTCACAAGCGCAGACCGCATCGCCTGCGAGGACACCCGCCAGACCCAGAAGCTGCTCAACCACTTCGCTATCCGCACCCCCACCGTCAGCTACCACATGCACAACGAGGCTCCGCGCACCGTGGAGCTGATCGAGCAGTTGAAGCACGGCGCGCGCATAGCCGTCGTCAGCGACGCAGGCACGCCCGGTATCGCCGACCCCGGCTCGCAGATCGCCGCCGCGGCCATCGCTGCCGGCATCCCCGTCTACCCCATCCCCGGAGCCAACGCCGCTCTCAGCGCGCTCATCGCCAGCGGCCTCTCATCGGAGCGCTTCACCTTCCACGGCTTCCTCCCCGCAAAAGAGGGCCAGCGCCGCACCGTACTGGAGCATCTCTCCCGCACCGGCGAGACCCATATCTTTTACGAAGCTCCACACCGCATTGTGGGCACGCTGGCCGACATCGAGGTCACCTTCGGCCCCGATCAGCCCATCGTCCTCGCGCGCGAACTCACCAAGCTGCATGAGGAGTTCCTTCGCGGCCCGGTCAGCGAACTCCACGCCCAACTCAGCGCACGCCAGTCTATTCGCGGAGAGTTCGTTCTCCTTCTCGCTCCCGCTGCGGCAGACGCTGCCGCCTCGCCGCGAAGCCAAAGCATCGCTGCAGAGGTCGCGGCTCTCATGCAGTCGGAAAACCTCACCGAAAAGGACGCACTCAAGCGCGTAGCCCGCGAACGCGGTATCGGCAAGAGCGAGGCCTACCGCGAGCTGCAACGCGAACAGAACCGGCTTCGCTGA
- a CDS encoding PLP-dependent cysteine synthase family protein, whose protein sequence is MMTTVKPLGTTILERVGNTPLVRLEGLTAHLPGIQILGKAEWANPGGSVKDRAASAIVTDALKRGLIGSARGSDVAKGLLDATSGNTGIAYAMFGAALGFPVTLCMPSNVSPERKKYLAAYGAEIVWTDPADGSDGAIRKARELAAAEPGRYFYADQYSNDENWRAHYCTTANEIWQQTEGQITHFVAGLGTSGTFMGTTRRLRELNPKIRCISMQPDSAFHGLEGLKHMATAIVPRIYDPALADANIDMDTEVAYKMARTLGRKHGLLVGISSGAAVAASLQVAEQEAAAGREAVIVTILPDSAEKYMSDRFWLEKD, encoded by the coding sequence ATGATGACCACCGTCAAACCGCTCGGCACCACCATCCTCGAACGCGTTGGCAACACGCCACTTGTGCGTCTCGAGGGGCTGACGGCTCATCTCCCTGGCATCCAGATTCTCGGCAAGGCCGAGTGGGCGAACCCCGGCGGCTCCGTCAAGGACCGCGCAGCATCGGCCATCGTCACCGACGCGCTGAAGCGCGGTCTTATCGGCAGCGCCCGCGGCTCAGATGTGGCTAAGGGCCTGCTCGACGCCACCAGCGGCAACACCGGCATCGCCTACGCCATGTTCGGAGCGGCGCTCGGCTTCCCGGTCACACTCTGCATGCCGTCCAACGTCTCGCCCGAGCGCAAGAAGTACCTCGCCGCCTACGGCGCCGAGATCGTCTGGACCGACCCCGCCGATGGCTCCGACGGCGCCATCCGCAAGGCCCGAGAGCTGGCCGCCGCCGAACCCGGCCGCTACTTCTACGCTGACCAGTACTCCAACGACGAGAACTGGCGCGCCCACTACTGCACCACCGCCAACGAGATCTGGCAGCAGACCGAAGGCCAGATCACGCACTTCGTCGCTGGCCTCGGGACCTCCGGCACCTTCATGGGAACCACCCGCCGCCTGCGCGAGCTGAATCCGAAGATCCGCTGCATCTCGATGCAGCCTGACTCCGCCTTCCACGGCCTCGAAGGCCTCAAGCACATGGCCACGGCGATCGTCCCGCGCATCTACGATCCCGCGCTCGCCGACGCCAATATCGACATGGACACCGAGGTCGCCTACAAGATGGCCCGCACCCTCGGCCGCAAGCACGGACTTCTCGTCGGCATCTCCTCCGGCGCCGCCGTCGCTGCCTCGCTCCAGGTCGCCGAGCAGGAGGCCGCCGCCGGACGCGAGGCCGTCATCGTCACCATCCTCCCCGACTCCGCGGAGAAATACATGAGCGACCGCTTCTGGCTGGAGAAAGACTAG
- a CDS encoding M67 family metallopeptidase, giving the protein MLHIDYANYQALRAHGEETYPHECCGVLLGKSGPDGNSVQQIVRAGNTRTDSAHNRYNIAPQELVKIQRQARGLGLDIVGFYHSHPDHPAQWSSTDFAEAHWIGCSYVITSVEQGKAAITNSFLLTGTTEEDKKFQDQPIEIDVAAETSQQKGKA; this is encoded by the coding sequence ATGCTGCACATCGACTACGCCAACTACCAGGCCCTGCGCGCCCACGGCGAGGAGACCTACCCTCATGAGTGCTGCGGCGTCCTGCTCGGCAAGTCCGGCCCCGACGGCAACAGCGTCCAACAGATCGTCCGCGCCGGCAACACCCGCACCGACTCCGCGCACAACCGCTACAACATCGCCCCGCAGGAACTGGTGAAGATCCAGCGGCAGGCCCGCGGGCTCGGTCTCGACATCGTCGGCTTCTACCACTCGCACCCCGACCACCCCGCGCAATGGTCCTCCACCGACTTCGCCGAGGCCCACTGGATCGGCTGCTCCTACGTCATCACCTCTGTGGAGCAAGGCAAGGCCGCTATCACCAATTCCTTTCTCCTAACCGGAACCACCGAGGAAGACAAGAAGTTTCAAGATCAACCCATCGAGATCGACGTCGCCGCCGAAACATCTCAACAGAAAGGCAAGGCATGA
- a CDS encoding MoaD/ThiS family protein → MNIHIPTPLRVYTGGAETVSIPGGTITEVFTALTAQYPELKQQLFTADGKLRSFVNVYFNDEDLRYLPAKEATPVTSTDELTIIPSIAGGCCTCCPLLF, encoded by the coding sequence ATGAACATCCACATCCCCACACCGCTCCGCGTCTACACCGGCGGAGCCGAGACGGTCAGCATCCCCGGAGGCACCATTACCGAGGTCTTCACCGCGCTCACCGCCCAGTACCCCGAGCTCAAGCAGCAGCTCTTCACCGCCGACGGCAAGCTCCGCTCCTTCGTCAACGTCTACTTCAACGACGAAGACCTCCGCTACCTCCCGGCCAAAGAAGCCACTCCCGTCACCTCCACCGACGAACTCACTATCATCCCCTCCATCGCCGGCGGCTGTTGTACCTGTTGTCCCCTCCTTTTTTAG
- the moeB gene encoding molybdopterin-synthase adenylyltransferase MoeB has product MPTAIEEAVELPKLSNEEIARYSRHLILPEVGMEGQRKLKAAKVLCVGTGGLGAPLALYLAAAGVGTLGLIDFDVVDESNLQRQIIHSQSTVGKLKVDSAEQMLKGLNKNVNIVKHNTMLTSANALEIFKDYDVIADGTDNFQTRYLVNDACVLTGKPNAYGSIFRFEGQASVFATEEGPCYRCLYPEPPPPGLVPSCAEGGVLGILPGLVGVIQATEVIKLILGIGDPLIGRLLLVDALGMGFRTLKLRKNPNCPACGTREIKELIDYDQFCGIEKPTSVGPLEVARDKAVADASVVDGIPQISVEILKKKLDAKENIFVLDVREPHEYQIANLGAPLIPVGSIESRISELAAHKNDEIVIHCRSGARSQKAALALKAAGFTNVSNLTGGILAWAEKIDRTMPKY; this is encoded by the coding sequence ATGCCAACCGCCATCGAAGAAGCCGTAGAACTCCCGAAGCTCTCGAACGAAGAGATCGCCCGTTACTCTCGCCACCTCATCCTTCCCGAGGTCGGCATGGAGGGCCAGCGCAAGTTGAAGGCCGCGAAGGTCCTCTGCGTCGGTACCGGAGGCCTCGGAGCCCCGCTCGCCCTCTATCTGGCTGCCGCTGGCGTCGGCACCCTCGGCCTCATCGACTTCGACGTCGTCGACGAGTCCAACCTGCAGCGCCAGATCATCCACTCGCAGTCCACCGTCGGCAAGCTCAAGGTCGACTCCGCCGAGCAGATGCTCAAGGGCCTCAACAAGAACGTCAACATCGTCAAGCACAACACGATGCTCACCAGCGCCAACGCGCTCGAGATCTTCAAGGACTACGACGTCATCGCCGACGGCACCGACAACTTCCAGACCCGCTACCTGGTCAATGACGCCTGCGTCCTCACCGGCAAGCCCAATGCGTACGGCAGCATCTTCCGTTTCGAGGGCCAGGCCTCTGTCTTCGCCACCGAGGAAGGCCCGTGCTACCGCTGCCTCTACCCCGAGCCGCCACCGCCCGGCCTCGTCCCCTCGTGCGCCGAAGGCGGAGTCCTCGGAATCCTCCCCGGCCTCGTCGGAGTCATCCAGGCCACCGAGGTCATCAAGCTCATCCTGGGAATTGGAGACCCCCTAATCGGCCGTCTCCTGCTCGTCGACGCGCTCGGCATGGGCTTCCGCACCCTCAAGCTGCGCAAGAACCCCAACTGCCCGGCCTGCGGAACCCGCGAGATCAAAGAACTCATCGACTACGACCAGTTCTGCGGCATCGAGAAGCCAACCTCCGTCGGCCCACTTGAAGTCGCCCGCGACAAGGCCGTCGCCGACGCTTCTGTCGTCGATGGCATCCCGCAGATCTCCGTCGAGATCCTGAAGAAGAAGCTCGACGCGAAGGAGAACATCTTCGTCCTCGACGTCCGCGAGCCCCACGAGTATCAGATCGCGAACCTCGGCGCCCCTCTGATCCCCGTAGGCTCCATCGAGTCCCGCATCAGCGAACTTGCCGCCCACAAAAACGACGAGATCGTCATCCACTGCCGCTCAGGAGCCCGCAGCCAGAAGGCCGCCCTCGCCCTCAAAGCCGCTGGCTTCACCAA